One Sporomusaceae bacterium ACPt DNA window includes the following coding sequences:
- the secDF gene encoding Protein translocase subunit SecDF: MRWGNLAKFLVIVLAILAVAGYYMSPLALSIKQGLDLQGGTHVVLEASDTPEAKVDDDAMQRVLRILERRVNELGLTEPIVQRQGERRIIVELPGVKDPEKAIEILGKTALLEFQDESGAIVLTGKDLKDAKAQIDQSGQKLVAIEFSDEGAKKFADLTAKNVGKHIAILLDKQILTNPVVQEAIPNGKAVISGNRTIEEAERLAILLRSGALPVKVDILETRTVGPTLGEDSKQKSMQAFMIGITAIVAFMLLFYRLAGFVANITLILYVMLLLFSLKMLNATLTLPGIAGIILSMGMAVDANVLIFERFKEEYRNGKTLRAAMDAGFSRAFATILDSNVTTLIAAVVLFFMGTGPIKGFAITLGLGIILSMFTAITVTRFMLRVLMHANAIKNGKVFGA; this comes from the coding sequence TGTCGCCACTGGCCCTGTCCATTAAGCAAGGTCTTGACTTGCAAGGTGGAACTCATGTCGTTCTTGAGGCTTCTGATACCCCTGAAGCCAAAGTTGATGATGATGCTATGCAGCGGGTGTTGCGTATTCTTGAACGCCGGGTTAATGAACTTGGACTTACTGAGCCAATTGTCCAACGCCAAGGAGAACGGCGGATAATTGTTGAGCTTCCCGGTGTCAAAGATCCGGAAAAAGCTATCGAAATACTTGGCAAAACCGCGTTATTGGAATTCCAGGATGAAAGCGGCGCCATTGTGCTGACCGGTAAAGACTTAAAAGACGCAAAAGCGCAAATCGACCAAAGTGGACAAAAACTTGTCGCGATAGAGTTTAGCGATGAAGGCGCAAAAAAGTTTGCGGATTTGACTGCTAAAAACGTTGGTAAGCATATTGCGATTCTGCTGGACAAACAGATTTTGACAAATCCGGTGGTGCAAGAAGCCATTCCCAATGGCAAAGCGGTAATCTCCGGCAACCGCACCATTGAAGAGGCTGAGCGTCTGGCTATCTTGCTGAGGTCAGGCGCATTACCGGTTAAAGTGGATATATTAGAGACAAGAACAGTGGGACCGACTTTGGGGGAAGACTCGAAACAAAAGAGCATGCAGGCGTTCATGATCGGCATAACCGCTATTGTCGCGTTCATGTTGCTTTTCTACCGGCTTGCCGGTTTTGTCGCCAATATCACACTGATTTTGTATGTAATGCTATTACTGTTTAGTTTAAAGATGTTAAATGCTACTTTAACCTTGCCGGGCATTGCCGGTATCATTTTGTCTATGGGCATGGCAGTTGACGCCAACGTGCTTATCTTTGAACGTTTTAAAGAAGAATACCGTAACGGCAAAACCCTGCGGGCCGCCATGGATGCCGGCTTTAGCCGCGCCTTCGCCACAATCCTGGACTCCAACGTTACCACGCTCATTGCTGCTGTCGTACTGTTTTTTATGGGTACAGGTCCAATTAAAGGCTTTGCAATAACCTTAGGGTTAGGGATAATTTTAAGTATGTTTACGGCAATTACAGTCACCAGATTTATGTTGAGAGTATTAATGCATGCTAACGCAATTAAAAATGGCAAAGTGTTTGGAGCTTAG